Proteins encoded in a region of the Aminivibrio sp. genome:
- a CDS encoding DUF3754 domain-containing protein has translation MVENNALEKFIPLRTADIVEALCSEKTLSDEKSEKFRRVAGLLQAIYHYEFHGTLMQAKDAYHPFNPDADTLKLCGPDEDYSARFDSMVDALERLLEAANYRELSLDELNEIMTEAAPKGLNIEVNREKYEKILIYRRGRKSVVKSPDPTAWWNRFRKKKPEPETEEMLQRLLILIRLKSGEDVEAFYDYYTETAGETGREKNRRLLGEAALGGRQSPPSERGSKVPTIFLKVFKNVPVSTLETLFPDVTIRMTLVDKGLILLPLIGGLFSVVNRVIPALVVVGTVLMALLLGRTINWSDFRDKLFPILAAFSVVGMIAFKVFATYKNTKEKHQARLMKTLYFHNLDNNAGVFDFLVNEAEEEECKETILAYYFLLAERNASGQPFTMEELDDRIEEWMQEKFGIVMDFEVKDAVRKLEEKGILEQKDGRYSVPSIRKTLETLDALWDDFFPYNNEASAGS, from the coding sequence ATGGTGGAGAACAACGCTTTGGAAAAATTCATACCTCTGCGCACCGCTGATATCGTGGAGGCACTGTGCAGCGAAAAGACCCTTTCGGATGAGAAGAGCGAAAAATTCCGCAGGGTCGCCGGGCTGCTGCAGGCCATTTACCACTACGAGTTTCACGGAACCCTGATGCAGGCCAAGGACGCCTACCACCCTTTCAATCCCGACGCGGACACCCTGAAGCTTTGCGGGCCGGACGAAGATTACTCCGCCCGGTTCGACTCCATGGTGGATGCCCTCGAACGGCTTCTCGAGGCGGCGAACTACAGGGAGCTTTCCCTGGACGAACTGAACGAAATCATGACGGAAGCCGCTCCCAAGGGACTGAACATCGAAGTCAACAGGGAGAAGTACGAGAAGATCCTCATCTACCGACGGGGCAGAAAGAGCGTGGTCAAATCCCCCGACCCGACGGCGTGGTGGAACAGGTTCAGAAAGAAGAAACCTGAGCCCGAAACGGAGGAGATGCTCCAGCGGCTTCTCATCCTCATAAGACTGAAAAGCGGGGAGGACGTGGAGGCCTTTTACGACTACTATACGGAGACGGCTGGAGAAACGGGCCGGGAGAAGAATCGCCGCCTTCTCGGCGAAGCCGCTCTGGGGGGCCGGCAGAGCCCCCCGTCGGAAAGGGGCTCCAAAGTGCCCACGATTTTCCTGAAGGTTTTCAAGAACGTTCCCGTCTCCACCCTGGAGACCCTCTTCCCGGACGTGACTATCCGCATGACCCTCGTGGACAAGGGACTCATACTCCTTCCCCTCATCGGCGGTCTCTTCAGCGTGGTGAACAGGGTCATTCCGGCTCTGGTGGTGGTGGGCACGGTCCTTATGGCCCTGCTCCTGGGCCGGACGATCAACTGGAGCGATTTCCGGGACAAGCTCTTCCCCATCCTGGCCGCCTTCTCGGTTGTCGGCATGATCGCCTTCAAGGTATTCGCCACGTACAAGAACACCAAGGAAAAGCACCAGGCCCGGCTCATGAAGACCCTGTACTTCCACAACCTGGACAACAACGCCGGGGTATTCGACTTCCTGGTGAACGAGGCCGAGGAAGAAGAGTGCAAGGAAACCATCCTGGCGTACTACTTCCTCCTGGCGGAGCGGAATGCGTCGGGGCAGCCCTTTACCATGGAGGAACTGGACGACCGCATCGAGGAATGGATGCAGGAAAAGTTCGGCATCGTCATGGACTTCGAGGTGAAGGACGCCGTCCGGAAACTGGAGGAGAAGGGAATTCTCGAGCAGAAGGACGGACGGTATTCCGTCCCCTCCATCCGGAAAACCCTTGAGACTCTGGACGCCCTGTGGGACGATTTCTTCCCCTACAACAACGAGGCTTCGGCGGGGTCCTGA
- a CDS encoding cation:proton antiporter has product MGIAADLIIVVLAGLLGGLAARRLNQPLILGYILAGIVVGPYTGGITLSDVDQVENLAEIGVALLLFSLGLEFSLRSILPIRAVALGGTGIQIVFTVALGWGIGRFMGWGTVPSLWFSAAVVSSSTAVILKTLASRGQLGTLSSRVMLGMSIVQDILVIPLMVLLSNLDSTGFSASGILLPVVKVVLFVAAMFYIGARYIPLVLKAVAKWESRELFLLTVTAIGLGIGYLTYLFDLSFAFGAFMAGLVLSESDYGRRALSDLIPVRDIFGLLFFVTIGMLLDPFFLASRFGTVLGLFAATVFGKGLILAAVTRIFGYGRVIPLAVFFGMIPVSEIAFIVLQEALDSGAVGREMYALTLNTVIVSMILGPLISGLTAPIYSFTLKLGKPSAVRSVNLPEAGLKDHVVLAGGGTFARRMAEILTGLGIAHVIVEPLHESFLKGKAAGLTMILGNPAQDVVLEAASPEAARLCVVTAQDPPDAMDIIRALRRRTREGKILALSVSDEHIPFLEENAVREIIRPEVEAGLEMARQVLLYLDFPATAVWNELNAIRRALYGPLYTALPEYEASTRLRDAAGLMNMEWVFLHEGTPLAGKTLAESGIRQVFGVSVVAVGRDGHVITGPEGSFRLEAGDYLGIVGDPERNAKFLLSQKPGTEK; this is encoded by the coding sequence ATGGGCATTGCCGCAGACCTCATCATCGTCGTCCTCGCCGGCCTTCTCGGCGGTCTTGCCGCCAGGAGGCTGAACCAGCCGCTCATCCTCGGATATATCCTCGCCGGAATCGTGGTCGGCCCCTATACAGGGGGGATCACGCTGAGCGATGTGGACCAGGTTGAGAACCTTGCCGAGATAGGCGTGGCCCTTCTTCTTTTTTCCCTCGGCCTCGAGTTTTCTCTCAGGAGCATCCTTCCCATCAGAGCGGTGGCCCTGGGCGGGACGGGAATCCAGATAGTCTTCACAGTGGCCCTTGGCTGGGGCATCGGGCGGTTCATGGGGTGGGGGACCGTTCCGTCCCTCTGGTTTTCCGCAGCCGTCGTCTCTTCAAGTACTGCGGTCATCCTGAAGACCCTCGCGTCCAGGGGACAGCTCGGAACCCTTTCGAGCCGGGTGATGCTCGGTATGTCCATCGTCCAGGACATTCTCGTCATCCCTCTCATGGTGCTTCTTTCGAACCTCGATTCCACGGGCTTTTCCGCTTCGGGCATCCTGCTCCCGGTGGTGAAGGTCGTGCTTTTCGTGGCCGCCATGTTCTACATCGGGGCCCGGTATATCCCCCTGGTGCTGAAGGCGGTGGCGAAATGGGAGTCCCGGGAGCTCTTCCTGCTCACGGTCACCGCTATCGGCCTCGGCATCGGCTACCTGACCTACCTGTTCGACCTGTCCTTCGCCTTCGGGGCCTTCATGGCGGGTCTCGTGCTGAGCGAATCGGACTACGGCAGAAGGGCTCTCAGCGACCTTATTCCCGTGAGGGACATTTTCGGGCTCCTCTTTTTCGTCACCATCGGCATGCTTCTCGATCCCTTCTTCCTCGCCTCAAGGTTCGGCACGGTCCTCGGGCTGTTTGCCGCGACCGTCTTCGGGAAGGGGCTCATCCTGGCGGCGGTGACCAGGATCTTCGGCTACGGCAGGGTCATTCCCCTGGCGGTGTTCTTCGGCATGATACCCGTGTCCGAAATCGCCTTCATAGTGCTCCAGGAGGCTCTCGACTCGGGGGCCGTCGGCCGGGAAATGTACGCCCTCACGCTGAACACCGTGATCGTCTCCATGATCCTCGGGCCGCTGATCTCAGGCCTGACCGCCCCTATCTATTCCTTCACGCTGAAGCTCGGGAAGCCCTCCGCCGTTCGCTCGGTGAACCTCCCCGAAGCAGGACTCAAGGATCACGTGGTCCTCGCCGGGGGAGGAACCTTCGCCCGCCGGATGGCGGAAATCCTGACGGGCCTGGGGATAGCCCACGTGATCGTGGAGCCCCTCCATGAGAGCTTCCTGAAAGGAAAGGCCGCCGGGCTCACCATGATCCTCGGCAATCCCGCCCAGGACGTCGTTCTGGAGGCGGCATCCCCCGAGGCTGCCCGCCTCTGTGTGGTCACCGCCCAGGATCCTCCTGACGCCATGGATATCATCCGGGCCCTGCGCCGGCGGACCAGGGAGGGAAAGATCCTTGCCCTTTCGGTGAGCGATGAGCACATCCCCTTCCTGGAAGAAAACGCCGTCAGGGAAATCATCCGGCCCGAGGTGGAGGCAGGCCTGGAAATGGCCCGCCAGGTTCTTCTGTACCTGGATTTTCCTGCGACGGCGGTCTGGAACGAACTGAATGCCATTCGCCGGGCACTCTACGGGCCCCTCTACACCGCATTGCCGGAATACGAGGCTTCCACCAGGCTGCGGGACGCCGCCGGCCTCATGAACATGGAGTGGGTCTTTCTTCACGAGGGAACGCCCCTGGCGGGGAAAACCCTGGCCGAATCGGGCATCAGGCAGGTCTTCGGCGTGTCCGTGGTGGCGGTGGGGCGGGACGGTCATGTGATTACAGGCCCGGAAGGGTCGTTCCGCCTGGAGGCGGGCGACTACCTGGGCATCGTGGGTGACCCGGAGCGGAACGCGAAATTTCTCCTCTCCCAGAAGCCGGGCACGGAAAAATGA
- a CDS encoding YidE/YbjL duplication: MDFFDSLLKNHLFLMSLTVTLGIFVGKISVRGINLGISGALFVGLFLGAWGYTVPNDYFTWNLMFFVVAVGLLAAEDTARVVKRYGFRFILLSVAVTGMGALATLLMGILFAGEASPHMIAGTYTGALTSSPGLGAALEATGGNPDVTVGYSVAYPFGVMAVVLFVQLIPAIFGIDVAKEKEKLAAEKKTVSPAVEDRRPESPSFSLLSFVFCILGGTVLGRVSVPLGGLGSVALGTTGGALIFALGAGSFERIGPFPMRMDKKVLSAIRSISLGFFLAIVGLNAGGGVVKAFLEHGVLLMAVGVCAALAAEMTGFFLGHYLWKINWIILAGAICGAMTSTPGLGAAIDATGTEEVSAGYGGAYPVAIVCMVLFTTMLHSFFH, encoded by the coding sequence GTGGACTTTTTTGATTCCCTGTTGAAGAACCACCTGTTTCTCATGAGTCTCACCGTGACCCTCGGCATTTTCGTGGGGAAAATCTCCGTCCGGGGCATCAACCTCGGCATCTCCGGTGCCCTGTTCGTGGGGCTCTTTTTGGGGGCGTGGGGGTACACCGTTCCAAACGACTATTTCACCTGGAACCTCATGTTCTTCGTAGTGGCCGTGGGGCTCCTCGCCGCCGAGGACACCGCCCGGGTGGTGAAGCGCTACGGCTTCAGGTTCATCCTCCTCTCCGTGGCGGTGACCGGCATGGGCGCCCTGGCGACGCTGCTCATGGGCATCCTTTTCGCCGGCGAGGCATCCCCCCACATGATCGCCGGAACCTACACCGGCGCCCTGACCAGCTCTCCCGGTCTCGGAGCCGCCCTGGAGGCCACGGGGGGGAACCCCGACGTCACCGTAGGCTATTCCGTGGCCTATCCCTTCGGTGTCATGGCGGTTGTGCTCTTCGTCCAGCTCATCCCGGCCATCTTTGGGATCGACGTGGCGAAGGAGAAAGAAAAGCTCGCCGCTGAAAAGAAGACCGTTTCTCCCGCTGTGGAGGACAGGCGGCCCGAATCCCCCTCCTTTTCCCTGCTCTCCTTCGTTTTCTGCATCCTCGGGGGAACGGTTCTCGGCAGGGTCTCCGTCCCCCTGGGCGGCCTTGGATCCGTCGCCCTCGGCACCACGGGGGGAGCGCTCATCTTTGCCCTCGGGGCGGGGAGCTTCGAGCGCATCGGCCCCTTCCCCATGAGAATGGACAAGAAGGTTCTCTCAGCCATCCGCAGCATCTCCCTCGGGTTCTTTCTCGCCATCGTGGGCCTGAACGCCGGGGGCGGAGTGGTGAAGGCCTTCCTGGAGCACGGGGTCCTTCTCATGGCGGTGGGCGTCTGCGCGGCCCTCGCGGCAGAAATGACGGGGTTTTTCCTGGGGCACTACCTCTGGAAGATCAACTGGATCATTCTCGCCGGGGCGATATGCGGAGCCATGACCAGCACGCCCGGCCTCGGGGCGGCCATCGACGCCACGGGCACCGAAGAGGTGAGCGCCGGCTACGGCGGCGCCTACCCCGTGGCCATCGTCTGCATGGTGCTCTTTACCACCATGCTTCATTCCTTCTTCCATTGA
- a CDS encoding tetratricopeptide repeat protein: MGKRAIPLYALVAVLAFSAAAWGAGPEDFFKAGMKAAGAGDYERAVVALRRAISLKEDYPEAHFNLGVALSGLKRFGEAYVSYKRTTELRPSYAPAWNGLGVACKELKQFDEAEAAFRKAAETDGKYWVPHYNLGDLYAVLGKNDRAIESLKRAADLSPRSVEPLLKLGVVYASLKQYGDALPLFERAREIRQDIPEIHYSEGICHVGLQDQEKAAAAFRRAVKLRPVYPLAWYNLGVSLFSLNRQEEAAEAFEKAVEQAPEYPYAHSNLARVYLGLNRVPEAKKAALEAVRLAPEFAMAHLNLGFCLIGEKKYSEAEKSFSEALRLAPGYADAHYGRGVAFAGMGKKDSLRRETEILRKIDPEKADRLEAVASGIQ; this comes from the coding sequence ATGGGAAAACGAGCGATACCTCTCTATGCCCTTGTGGCTGTACTGGCCTTCTCGGCAGCTGCATGGGGAGCGGGTCCGGAGGACTTTTTCAAGGCCGGGATGAAGGCCGCCGGAGCGGGCGACTATGAACGGGCCGTCGTCGCGCTGCGCCGGGCGATTTCACTGAAGGAGGATTACCCGGAGGCCCATTTCAACCTTGGGGTTGCCCTGTCCGGCCTGAAGCGGTTCGGGGAGGCATACGTATCCTATAAGAGGACCACGGAGCTGAGACCGTCGTACGCCCCCGCCTGGAACGGCCTCGGCGTCGCCTGCAAGGAGCTGAAGCAGTTCGACGAAGCCGAGGCGGCCTTCCGGAAAGCCGCTGAAACAGACGGGAAATACTGGGTGCCCCACTACAACCTCGGAGATCTTTATGCCGTCCTCGGAAAAAACGACCGTGCAATCGAATCCCTGAAGCGGGCTGCGGATTTGTCCCCCCGTTCGGTGGAACCCTTGCTGAAGCTCGGTGTGGTCTACGCCTCGCTGAAGCAGTACGGGGACGCTCTCCCCCTGTTCGAGCGGGCCCGGGAGATCCGGCAGGACATTCCAGAAATTCATTATTCAGAAGGCATCTGCCACGTTGGGCTTCAGGACCAGGAAAAGGCCGCCGCGGCCTTCCGGCGGGCCGTGAAGCTCCGCCCGGTCTACCCGCTGGCGTGGTACAACCTGGGGGTGTCCCTTTTCAGCCTGAACCGGCAGGAGGAGGCGGCGGAGGCCTTCGAAAAGGCGGTGGAACAGGCTCCCGAATATCCCTATGCCCACAGCAACCTGGCCAGGGTCTATCTTGGACTGAACAGGGTACCGGAGGCCAAAAAAGCTGCCCTGGAGGCGGTCCGCCTGGCGCCGGAATTCGCCATGGCCCATTTGAACCTGGGTTTCTGCCTTATCGGCGAGAAGAAATATTCCGAGGCCGAAAAATCCTTCTCCGAAGCCCTTCGGCTGGCCCCCGGGTACGCCGACGCCCACTACGGGAGGGGAGTCGCTTTTGCGGGAATGGGAAAGAAGGACAGCCTGCGCAGGGAAACGGAAATCCTGAGAAAAATCGACCCCGAAAAGGCGGACCGGCTGGAGGCCGTCGCTTCGGGGATACAGTAG
- the prxU gene encoding thioredoxin-dependent peroxiredoxin (Most members of this family contain a selenocysteine.), with translation MAEEKVSCAVPASTVEGPSFETAPAAEVKKEVVRMGVTVDMKAPDFTAPAYYKGKFTTVKLSDFAGKWVVLCFYPGDFTFVUASEVSAVADRYAEFQALGVEVISMSVDSQFVHKVWNDTELSKMVDGGVPFHMASDGGGAIGTVYGVYSPAQGVDFRGRFIIDPDGVIQAMEVLTPPVGRNVDETLRQVQAFQLVRETSGKEVTPSGWTPGGKVLNPGPDLVANVWKAWNPKDVYGKK, from the coding sequence ATGGCTGAAGAAAAAGTATCATGTGCCGTTCCCGCGTCCACCGTTGAAGGACCAAGTTTCGAAACCGCGCCTGCCGCGGAGGTAAAGAAGGAGGTTGTTCGAATGGGTGTCACCGTCGACATGAAGGCGCCGGACTTTACAGCTCCGGCGTATTACAAGGGCAAGTTCACCACCGTGAAACTCTCCGATTTCGCAGGGAAATGGGTTGTTCTCTGCTTCTATCCCGGTGATTTCACCTTCGTCTGAGCCTCCGAAGTGTCGGCGGTCGCCGACCGTTATGCGGAATTTCAGGCTCTCGGGGTTGAAGTCATCTCTATGAGCGTTGACAGCCAGTTCGTCCACAAGGTGTGGAACGACACGGAACTCTCGAAGATGGTGGACGGCGGTGTGCCCTTCCACATGGCCTCCGACGGCGGCGGCGCCATCGGGACCGTCTACGGCGTTTACAGCCCCGCCCAGGGCGTGGATTTCCGGGGCCGTTTTATCATCGACCCGGACGGCGTCATCCAGGCCATGGAAGTGCTTACTCCTCCCGTTGGCAGGAATGTGGACGAAACCCTCCGCCAGGTCCAGGCCTTCCAGCTCGTCCGGGAAACGAGCGGCAAGGAAGTCACCCCCTCCGGCTGGACTCCCGGCGGCAAGGTGCTGAACCCCGGCCCGGATCTTGTGGCCAACGTCTGGAAAGCGTGGAACCCCAAGGACGTCTACGGAAAGAAATAG